The proteins below come from a single Halobacteriovorax sp. DA5 genomic window:
- a CDS encoding DUF4056 domain-containing protein, which produces MKRLWTGLFLIVLTSSCAGKIWLESTKPDSKAINSILSKENGESSNLNLKLNHSDKVEFTHNFRPCCAFGTNFTVTLLSIPIPFFKETNTVNYDSLGTHIYNMEKFSAEEMASIGKRTPEVNGLIYTRRGGLIDTAHIRDTADVTLTLFYKIYPRLGTNFEIELPREIGKRSILFNAFDTSKMEGKDRIFLSSALAAKLAYEMAVSHEFAQWHGYRNVSIFPEEQSAYSPEDLYSNILGAKLASALINEQLIFSSIQYNLNMSSWLEQTLKELGPVDKEETQRLLMTTNKIWWDQDIRLPDKFMLRKRDYSLSLRLSPLEIPTSPLKDPATLEIKEFFRIYNLDKIAILKLEIDPSFEDKFNHVPKHIWNKKLTIKDLRKIAQYDKEFDDNYLKNN; this is translated from the coding sequence ATGAAAAGGCTGTGGACAGGATTATTTCTAATCGTTTTGACATCTTCTTGCGCAGGTAAAATTTGGTTAGAAAGCACTAAGCCTGACTCGAAAGCTATCAATAGCATCCTGTCTAAAGAAAATGGTGAAAGTTCAAATTTAAATTTGAAACTTAATCACTCCGACAAAGTAGAATTTACTCATAACTTTAGGCCTTGTTGTGCTTTTGGTACTAATTTCACAGTGACACTCTTATCAATACCTATCCCCTTTTTTAAAGAGACAAATACGGTCAATTACGATTCTCTTGGAACCCATATATACAATATGGAAAAATTTTCAGCAGAAGAGATGGCCTCAATCGGTAAAAGAACGCCAGAGGTAAATGGCCTAATTTATACAAGAAGAGGTGGTTTAATCGATACTGCACATATCAGAGATACTGCAGATGTCACGCTTACACTCTTCTATAAAATTTATCCTAGGCTTGGAACAAATTTTGAAATTGAGTTACCTCGAGAAATTGGTAAACGATCAATTCTTTTCAATGCTTTTGATACAAGTAAAATGGAAGGAAAAGATAGAATCTTCCTAAGCTCTGCACTAGCGGCCAAACTTGCTTACGAGATGGCAGTTTCACACGAATTTGCCCAGTGGCATGGTTATAGGAATGTCTCAATATTTCCAGAGGAGCAATCAGCTTACTCACCAGAAGATCTCTATTCAAATATACTTGGTGCAAAACTTGCTTCGGCCCTAATCAACGAACAGCTCATCTTTTCAAGTATTCAGTATAATTTGAATATGAGTTCTTGGCTTGAGCAAACTTTAAAAGAGTTAGGGCCTGTCGATAAAGAAGAAACTCAAAGACTTCTAATGACGACGAACAAAATATGGTGGGATCAAGATATTAGATTACCTGATAAGTTCATGCTGAGAAAAAGGGATTATAGCTTATCGTTAAGGCTCTCTCCTCTTGAAATTCCGACTTCTCCGCTAAAAGATCCAGCGACACTTGAAATTAAAGAATTTTTTAGAATTTACAACTTAGATAAAATTGCAATTCTTAAGCTTGAAATTGATCCTTCATTCGAAGATAAATTTAATCATGTTCCAAAACATATTTGGAATAAGAAGCTAACGATTAAAGACCTTAGAAAGATTGCTCAATACGATAAAGAATTTGACGACAATTACCTTAAGAATAATTAA
- a CDS encoding potassium channel family protein, with product MRSGFRVFVERFIYLFKTVAFWFITIIGNLGVVIFAFVFLQLEKGHNPKVIELGDAIWWAFTTITTVGYGDITPVTLWGRVIAIVLMIFGTGLFATYTAIFANVMLGRQFLTIGRRVQVLKRNVEGMQSSLHREDLMLERELAKLNKTLTILNDRMTSLEERNGEKK from the coding sequence TTGCGCTCCGGCTTTCGCGTATTTGTTGAACGCTTTATCTATTTATTCAAAACCGTTGCTTTTTGGTTTATTACAATCATCGGCAACCTCGGTGTTGTTATCTTCGCCTTCGTCTTCTTACAGCTTGAAAAGGGGCACAATCCAAAAGTTATTGAGCTTGGAGATGCTATTTGGTGGGCCTTTACCACAATAACCACTGTTGGTTACGGAGATATTACTCCTGTAACACTGTGGGGAAGGGTTATTGCAATTGTTCTGATGATCTTTGGAACGGGGCTATTTGCCACTTATACCGCAATTTTTGCTAATGTCATGCTTGGGCGCCAATTTCTTACGATCGGAAGACGTGTACAAGTCTTAAAAAGAAATGTAGAAGGGATGCAATCAAGTCTACATAGAGAAGATTTAATGCTAGAAAGAGAACTAGCTAAGTTAAATAAAACTTTAACAATATTAAATGATAGAATGACGAGTCTTGAAGAGAGAAATGGAGAAAAGAAATGA
- a CDS encoding SirB2 family protein, translated as MSYEFYKVLHVFMVVLMVAAFAPQFVSTEAQNRKLFKITSGIASFLLFVGGMGLLARIGVSHGAGWPVWVKVKVGLWVAVSALGPILAKRMKSNRLAGLGLILALIFIAIFSAVTKY; from the coding sequence ATGAGTTATGAATTTTACAAAGTACTTCACGTGTTTATGGTTGTCCTTATGGTTGCTGCCTTTGCACCACAATTTGTAAGTACTGAAGCGCAAAACAGAAAGCTTTTTAAAATTACTTCTGGGATTGCAAGTTTCCTACTTTTCGTAGGTGGTATGGGGCTTCTTGCTCGTATCGGTGTTAGTCACGGTGCTGGTTGGCCAGTATGGGTAAAAGTAAAAGTTGGACTATGGGTTGCAGTTTCTGCGCTTGGGCCAATCCTTGCAAAACGTATGAAATCAAACCGTCTAGCAGGTCTTGGTTTAATCCTTGCGTTAATCTTTATTGCAATCTTCTCTGCAGTAACTAAATACTAA
- a CDS encoding MATE family efflux transporter, giving the protein MDRNWLTYKGLWALSIPSILASMLEPLSSIVDTALVGNFDTKMLAAMAIGVSVISSITWMFNFLVHAPIQAISQKLAKGEYENVVSLIKVTFLIAFSIGLFLVLIFVPARHYVYEFLSVTKDLYSLCDDYFLTRLYGHVFILLFMSALSVLRGMAKVNIVLGIIGVATSINIVLSYIGLYQLNMGLSSVAAATIFANAVGFLISLYFILTHEKIRHLFLKQKIMLADAFHIGKSSINVFMRSAFLTLSFFLATKVASSISLKALAAHQVILNLWLFASFFTDGVATSGNIIGGTLFKNEGHEHLKDIFHKLLFMGGIIGIIFCFIFTFANGPLISLFTYDESIHETIKGIIYFLAIAQIPVSIAYVYDGLVFGINRFDFLGRHMVIAFFTCFVPLAYLSYQNQSFLLLWGAIFSVGIYRFISNAYLIGKTLKVK; this is encoded by the coding sequence TTGGACCGCAACTGGTTAACATATAAGGGCCTTTGGGCCCTTTCTATCCCTTCCATACTCGCATCAATGCTTGAGCCTCTAAGCTCAATTGTTGATACTGCACTTGTTGGAAATTTTGATACAAAAATGCTGGCCGCGATGGCCATTGGTGTTTCGGTTATTTCATCTATTACCTGGATGTTTAACTTCTTGGTCCATGCACCAATCCAAGCAATCTCTCAAAAACTAGCTAAAGGTGAGTATGAGAATGTAGTTTCGCTTATTAAGGTGACTTTCCTAATCGCTTTCTCGATTGGACTTTTTCTCGTTCTCATTTTTGTTCCCGCACGCCACTATGTTTATGAATTTTTGAGTGTCACGAAGGATCTTTATTCTTTATGTGATGACTATTTTTTAACCAGACTATATGGCCATGTATTTATTCTTTTATTTATGTCGGCCTTATCAGTTCTAAGAGGAATGGCGAAAGTAAATATCGTTTTAGGAATCATTGGGGTAGCAACTTCGATTAATATTGTATTGTCTTACATAGGTCTCTATCAACTTAATATGGGGCTTTCAAGCGTTGCGGCCGCTACGATTTTTGCTAATGCTGTAGGCTTTCTAATAAGTTTATACTTTATTCTGACTCACGAAAAAATTCGTCATTTGTTTTTAAAACAAAAAATCATGTTAGCGGATGCCTTTCATATTGGAAAAAGTTCTATCAATGTTTTTATGCGCTCGGCTTTTTTAACTCTAAGTTTCTTCTTGGCCACAAAAGTTGCGAGCTCAATCTCTTTAAAGGCCCTCGCTGCTCATCAGGTTATTCTCAACCTATGGTTATTTGCATCTTTCTTTACTGATGGAGTCGCGACTTCTGGAAATATTATAGGTGGGACACTTTTCAAAAATGAAGGCCATGAGCACTTAAAAGATATCTTTCATAAGCTTCTTTTTATGGGGGGGATTATTGGAATTATCTTCTGTTTCATTTTCACTTTTGCCAATGGCCCATTAATTTCACTTTTTACGTACGATGAAAGTATTCATGAAACGATTAAAGGCATTATTTATTTCTTGGCCATTGCTCAAATTCCTGTTTCAATTGCATATGTCTATGATGGGCTAGTCTTTGGAATCAATCGCTTTGATTTCTTAGGTCGTCACATGGTGATAGCCTTCTTTACGTGCTTTGTGCCACTGGCGTATTTGAGCTATCAAAATCAATCCTTCTTGCTTCTTTGGGGGGCAATTTTCTCTGTGGGTATCTACCGATTTATTTCGAATGCATACTTAATCGGAAAGACACTAAAGGTTAAATAA
- a CDS encoding class I SAM-dependent methyltransferase: MKEKGSLGFSQDYWDVNYEEADQMDGIGNVEQHVGYIKNLFGLEYIDINSIIDLGFGLGHLFEALLDEFKPYKAHGIEPSEYAYKIVKEREINKIESTQFKLERMDIVSWCRKNEKSKKSFDLGVCTSVFQYLTDEELEYCLPILASKLKYFYLTVPTDKELDRQIEDLEFKDEYAIRRSRTKYQKMLREHFTFISSRLLESKVYFDETNTNFTDLLYRY, translated from the coding sequence ATGAAAGAAAAAGGTTCTCTTGGTTTTTCCCAGGACTATTGGGATGTAAATTATGAAGAAGCTGATCAAATGGATGGAATAGGCAATGTCGAGCAGCACGTTGGCTATATTAAAAATTTATTTGGATTAGAGTATATTGATATCAATTCTATTATTGATTTAGGCTTTGGCCTTGGTCATTTATTTGAGGCACTTTTAGACGAGTTTAAGCCATATAAGGCCCATGGAATTGAGCCCAGTGAATACGCTTACAAAATTGTAAAAGAGCGTGAAATAAACAAAATTGAATCAACTCAGTTTAAGTTAGAGAGAATGGATATTGTTAGCTGGTGTCGCAAGAATGAGAAGAGTAAGAAATCTTTTGATCTTGGTGTTTGCACAAGTGTATTTCAATATCTCACAGATGAGGAATTAGAGTATTGTCTGCCAATTCTTGCATCCAAGTTAAAGTATTTTTATCTAACAGTTCCAACGGATAAAGAACTCGATCGCCAGATCGAAGATCTTGAGTTTAAAGATGAATATGCCATTCGTCGAAGTCGTACAAAATACCAGAAAATGCTTAGAGAGCATTTTACATTTATTTCTAGTCGACTACTAGAAAGCAAGGTATATTTTGATGAAACAAACACAAATTTTACCGACTTATTATATCGATATTAA
- a CDS encoding YchJ family protein, whose amino-acid sequence MSNSGLDTKTCEAIVKGEAKAQTAAQLMSARYFAYTIGNIDFIVDSTHPDHRDDMDVNEIKAWSSQSEWKGLEIVDTAEGTERDDWGMVEFKATFGLGGQDHVHYERSEFVKVDGDWFFVDGEPIVAQVKRDGAKVGRNDQCPCGSGKKFKKCCGR is encoded by the coding sequence ATGAGTAATTCTGGTCTTGATACAAAGACATGTGAAGCAATTGTTAAGGGTGAAGCCAAGGCCCAAACTGCAGCTCAACTTATGAGCGCACGTTACTTTGCTTATACAATCGGCAATATTGATTTCATCGTTGATTCAACTCACCCTGATCACAGAGATGATATGGATGTAAATGAAATCAAGGCGTGGTCATCACAATCTGAGTGGAAGGGTCTTGAGATCGTTGACACTGCAGAAGGAACTGAGAGAGATGACTGGGGAATGGTTGAGTTTAAGGCGACTTTTGGTTTAGGTGGCCAAGACCATGTGCATTATGAGCGTTCTGAATTTGTTAAGGTTGATGGAGACTGGTTCTTCGTTGACGGTGAGCCAATCGTAGCGCAGGTTAAGAGAGATGGTGCTAAAGTTGGACGCAATGACCAATGTCCTTGTGGTTCAGGCAAGAAATTTAAGAAGTGTTGTGGTCGATAA
- a CDS encoding Na(+)-translocating NADH-quinone reductase subunit A, with the protein MIHIKRGLDLPISGKPSQKIEVGPQVTKVALTGPDYVGMKPTMLVQVGDEVKKGQALFSCKKVEGVLYTAPISGKVIEINRGARRAFETLVIEVSGNEQVTFENFKGTGVKDLTKEAVQALLVESGLWPAFRTRPFSKAPALGSEPHSIFVTAMDTNPLAADPAVVIAEASEDFTNGVEIISKLTDGRTFVCKAAGVNIPKPSTTKVEVKEFAGVHPAGNAGTHIHFVDPVNAKKIVWSIGYQDVIAIGKLFTSGELSTERIISIAGPASVNPTLVKTVPGAHLGEVTSGKVGQGEVRVVSGSVFNGRAMVGSFSYLGRFHNQISLLTEGREREFLGWHKPGLNKFSVKRTFLHWLKPGQIFDFTTATHGSDRAMVPVGSYEKVMPLDMLPTQLLRALVTKDNDYAVELGCLELDEEDLALCTFVSPGKVDFGPALRESLTTIEKEG; encoded by the coding sequence ATGATTCACATTAAGAGAGGATTGGATCTTCCTATCAGTGGGAAGCCATCACAAAAGATTGAGGTAGGACCTCAAGTGACTAAAGTCGCTCTTACTGGGCCAGACTATGTTGGAATGAAGCCAACTATGCTTGTTCAAGTAGGTGACGAGGTTAAAAAAGGTCAGGCGTTATTTTCTTGTAAGAAAGTTGAAGGTGTTCTTTATACAGCACCTATCAGCGGTAAGGTTATTGAAATTAACCGTGGTGCAAGAAGAGCGTTTGAAACTTTAGTAATTGAAGTTTCAGGTAACGAGCAAGTTACATTTGAAAACTTTAAAGGGACGGGAGTAAAAGATTTAACGAAAGAAGCTGTTCAAGCTCTTTTAGTTGAGTCAGGTCTATGGCCAGCTTTCAGAACAAGGCCATTTTCTAAGGCACCAGCTTTAGGTTCTGAGCCACACTCTATTTTCGTAACTGCAATGGATACTAATCCTCTTGCAGCTGATCCAGCAGTAGTAATTGCTGAAGCAAGCGAAGATTTCACGAATGGTGTTGAGATTATCTCAAAACTAACTGATGGAAGAACTTTTGTTTGTAAAGCAGCTGGAGTTAATATTCCAAAGCCTTCAACGACTAAAGTTGAAGTGAAGGAATTTGCTGGTGTTCACCCAGCAGGTAACGCAGGAACTCACATTCACTTTGTTGATCCTGTAAACGCTAAGAAGATTGTTTGGTCGATTGGTTACCAAGATGTAATCGCAATCGGTAAGCTTTTCACTTCAGGTGAACTTTCAACTGAAAGAATTATCTCAATTGCAGGTCCTGCATCTGTAAACCCAACTCTTGTTAAAACAGTTCCAGGTGCTCATTTAGGTGAAGTTACTTCAGGAAAAGTTGGACAAGGTGAGGTGAGAGTTGTTTCTGGTTCGGTTTTCAACGGTCGCGCAATGGTTGGAAGTTTTTCTTACCTAGGTCGTTTCCACAACCAAATTTCTCTACTTACTGAAGGTCGTGAAAGAGAGTTCTTAGGATGGCACAAGCCAGGTCTTAATAAATTCTCTGTTAAGCGTACTTTCCTACACTGGTTAAAGCCAGGGCAAATTTTCGATTTCACAACTGCTACTCATGGTTCTGATAGAGCAATGGTTCCAGTAGGGTCATACGAAAAGGTAATGCCTCTTGATATGCTACCAACTCAACTTTTAAGAGCACTTGTTACAAAAGACAATGACTACGCTGTAGAGCTTGGTTGTTTAGAGCTAGATGAAGAAGATTTAGCACTATGTACTTTCGTAAGTCCTGGTAAAGTTGATTTTGGTCCAGCTCTAAGAGAAAGTTTAACTACTATTGAGAAAGAAGGATAA
- a CDS encoding NADH:ubiquinone reductase (Na(+)-transporting) subunit B, translating to MTMLRKLLDSQHDNFAKGGKFEKFYAVYEMIDTFLYTPGGVAKGSVHVRDALDLKRLMITVAIALIPAMFMAMYNTGFQANSALAAAGMTPEGWRADIIMALGAGFSPESLVANLLHGFLYFFPIFLVTQIAGGFWEALFAIVRGHEINEGFLVTGMLFPLTLPPTIPLWQVAVGISFGVLIGKEVFGGTGKNFLNPALTARAFLFFAYPAQISGDAVWTAVDGFTGATALSQAALGGVGAITTSMQDAFLGFMPGSMGETSALACLIGAAVLIISGIGSWRIMLSMVLGAVVTSAILNAIGSDTNMMFSVTPLWHLVIGGFAFGTVFMATDPVSASMTHKGHWFYGALIGFMVILVRVINPAFPEGTMLAILFGNCFAPLIDYFVIQGNIKKRANGYKTA from the coding sequence ATTACAATGTTGCGCAAACTTCTAGATTCTCAACATGATAATTTCGCTAAAGGCGGGAAATTCGAAAAGTTTTATGCTGTTTATGAAATGATCGATACTTTCCTTTATACTCCAGGTGGAGTAGCGAAAGGTTCAGTTCATGTTAGAGATGCACTTGACTTAAAAAGATTAATGATCACAGTTGCTATTGCTCTTATTCCAGCAATGTTTATGGCAATGTACAATACTGGTTTCCAGGCTAACTCTGCTCTTGCAGCGGCTGGTATGACTCCTGAAGGTTGGCGTGCTGATATCATCATGGCGCTTGGTGCAGGTTTCTCTCCAGAAAGCTTAGTTGCAAACCTACTTCACGGTTTCTTATACTTCTTCCCAATTTTCCTAGTGACTCAAATCGCTGGTGGTTTCTGGGAAGCACTATTTGCAATCGTTAGAGGTCACGAGATTAACGAAGGTTTCCTTGTAACAGGGATGCTATTTCCATTAACTCTTCCTCCAACAATTCCTCTATGGCAAGTTGCTGTAGGGATCTCTTTCGGTGTTTTAATCGGTAAAGAGGTTTTCGGTGGTACAGGGAAAAACTTCCTTAACCCAGCACTTACTGCTCGTGCATTCCTTTTCTTTGCATATCCTGCACAAATTTCAGGGGACGCAGTATGGACTGCAGTAGATGGTTTCACTGGAGCAACAGCTCTTTCTCAGGCAGCTCTTGGTGGTGTTGGTGCAATCACAACTTCAATGCAAGATGCTTTCTTAGGATTTATGCCAGGTTCAATGGGTGAGACTTCAGCTCTTGCTTGTTTAATCGGAGCAGCAGTTCTAATCATCTCAGGTATCGGTTCTTGGAGAATTATGCTTTCAATGGTTCTTGGAGCAGTTGTTACTTCAGCAATTTTAAATGCTATCGGTTCTGATACAAATATGATGTTCTCAGTAACTCCACTTTGGCACTTAGTGATCGGTGGTTTTGCTTTTGGTACAGTGTTTATGGCAACTGATCCAGTATCAGCTTCTATGACACACAAAGGACACTGGTTCTATGGTGCTCTAATCGGTTTCATGGTTATCCTTGTTCGTGTTATTAACCCAGCTTTCCCAGAAGGTACTATGCTTGCAATCCTTTTCGGAAACTGTTTTGCACCTTTAATTGACTACTTTGTAATTCAAGGAAATATCAAAAAACGTGCAAACGGATACAAAACGGCTTAA
- a CDS encoding Na(+)-translocating NADH-quinone reductase subunit C, translating to MSNDSTAKTLIVATILCVVCSVVVSWSAVSLKPLQDENKVLDVKKNLLMTAGLVKATATKEEILEAYKQIEEKLVDLKTGDYVTDMDVTKFDAVKAAKDPKMNYAIPASEDKGKIKFRAKYSKVFFVKDGETTKSVVFPIHGKGLWSTMYGFLVLETDLNTVKGIGFYSHGETPGLGGEIDNPHWRSVWPGKKIFGDAGKPQIQVIKGEANKASSFDIDGLSGATLTANGVTGTVRYWMGDDAFGPFIDKFTQGGGE from the coding sequence ATGAGTAATGATAGTACTGCAAAAACTCTGATCGTAGCAACAATCCTATGTGTTGTTTGTTCAGTTGTCGTATCTTGGTCAGCGGTTTCACTAAAGCCACTTCAAGATGAGAATAAAGTTTTAGACGTTAAGAAAAACCTTCTTATGACTGCAGGTCTTGTAAAGGCGACTGCTACTAAAGAAGAAATTTTAGAAGCTTATAAGCAAATCGAAGAGAAACTAGTTGATCTTAAAACTGGTGACTACGTAACTGATATGGATGTTACTAAATTTGATGCTGTTAAAGCTGCTAAAGATCCAAAAATGAACTACGCAATTCCTGCATCTGAGGACAAAGGAAAAATCAAGTTCCGTGCGAAATACTCTAAAGTATTCTTCGTAAAAGATGGTGAGACAACTAAGTCTGTTGTTTTCCCAATTCACGGTAAAGGTCTTTGGTCAACAATGTACGGTTTCCTAGTTCTTGAGACAGATCTTAATACTGTTAAAGGTATTGGTTTCTACTCTCACGGTGAAACTCCAGGTCTTGGTGGTGAAATTGATAACCCACACTGGAGATCAGTATGGCCAGGAAAGAAAATCTTTGGTGATGCAGGTAAACCTCAAATTCAAGTTATTAAAGGTGAAGCTAATAAAGCAAGCAGCTTTGATATTGATGGACTTTCAGGTGCAACTCTTACAGCTAATGGTGTAACAGGAACTGTTCGCTACTGGATGGGTGACGATGCATTTGGACCATTCATTGACAAATTCACACAAGGTGGGGGTGAATAA
- a CDS encoding NADH:ubiquinone reductase (Na(+)-transporting) subunit D, with protein MNFKETVVSPLFENNPIALQILGICSALAVTTKMESVAVMCLAVTVVTAFSNLFVSLIRNHVPSAIRIIVMMTIIASLVIVTDQVLKAYVYDVAKSMSVYIGLIITNCIVMGRAEAYAMKNPPIMSFFDGVGNGIGYSIVLVFVGFFRELLGSGKLFGVSVLATTGEGGWYQTNGMALLAPSAFFLIGFFIWGLRTWKKDQVEEM; from the coding sequence ATGAATTTTAAAGAAACAGTAGTTTCTCCATTATTTGAGAACAACCCAATTGCACTTCAAATCCTAGGTATTTGTTCTGCTCTAGCGGTTACGACAAAAATGGAGTCAGTAGCAGTTATGTGTTTAGCGGTAACAGTTGTTACAGCTTTCTCTAACTTATTCGTATCACTTATTAGAAATCACGTTCCTAGTGCAATTCGTATTATCGTAATGATGACGATTATTGCTTCACTAGTTATCGTGACAGATCAAGTTCTTAAGGCTTACGTTTATGACGTTGCTAAATCGATGTCAGTTTATATTGGTCTAATCATTACAAACTGTATCGTTATGGGACGTGCGGAAGCATATGCGATGAAGAACCCTCCAATCATGTCATTCTTTGATGGTGTTGGTAACGGAATCGGTTATTCAATCGTACTTGTATTTGTTGGATTCTTTAGAGAGCTTCTTGGTTCAGGAAAGCTATTTGGAGTATCTGTTTTAGCAACAACTGGAGAAGGTGGTTGGTACCAAACTAATGGTATGGCACTTCTTGCACCATCTGCATTCTTCTTAATTGGTTTTTTCATCTGGGGACTACGTACTTGGAAGAAAGATCAAGTAGAAGAAATGTAA
- the nqrE gene encoding NADH:ubiquinone reductase (Na(+)-transporting) subunit E, which yields MFEHYLSLFIKAVFIENLALAFFLGMCTFLAVSKKVKTSIGLGVAVVVVQTITIPINNLLYNYLLKENALEWAGISGTDLSFLGLICYIGVIAAMVQILEMFLDKFMPALYNALGIFLPLITVNCAIMGGSLFMVERDYTFGESVVFGIGSGFGWALAIAALAGIREKMKYSDVPDGLKGLGITFITVGLMALGFLSFSGIQL from the coding sequence ATGTTTGAACATTATTTAAGTTTATTTATTAAAGCAGTATTCATTGAAAACTTAGCCTTAGCATTCTTCCTAGGTATGTGTACATTCCTAGCAGTTTCGAAAAAGGTTAAGACTTCTATTGGTCTTGGTGTAGCGGTTGTTGTTGTACAAACAATTACAATCCCTATTAACAACCTACTTTATAACTACTTACTAAAAGAAAATGCTCTTGAGTGGGCAGGGATCTCTGGTACAGATCTTTCATTCCTAGGTCTAATTTGTTACATCGGTGTTATCGCGGCGATGGTTCAAATCCTAGAAATGTTCCTAGATAAATTTATGCCAGCTCTTTATAACGCTCTTGGGATTTTCCTACCTCTTATTACTGTTAACTGTGCCATCATGGGTGGATCACTATTTATGGTAGAAAGAGATTATACTTTTGGAGAGTCTGTTGTTTTCGGTATCGGTTCTGGTTTCGGTTGGGCCCTAGCGATTGCTGCTCTTGCAGGTATTAGAGAAAAAATGAAGTACAGTGATGTTCCAGATGGACTAAAAGGTCTTGGGATCACTTTTATCACTGTAGGTCTAATGGCACTTGGTTTCCTAAGTTTTTCAGGAATCCAACTTTAG
- the nqrF gene encoding NADH:ubiquinone reductase (Na(+)-transporting) subunit F, translating to MNAIILGVLMFTVVVLALVLVILFAKSKLVSSGDVKLTINGEKVVHIPAGGKLLNALADQKLFVSSACGGGGTCGQCKVHVHAGGGEILETELSHISKKEAREGLRLACQVGIKTDMEVEVEESVFGVKKWECEVISNDNVATFIKEFKLKLPEGESVPFRAGGYIQIERPAGLSIDYKDFDVQEEYRGDWDHFNLWQYNSTVNEETIRAYSMANYPEEKGIIMLNVRIASPPPRAPKGTPPGKMSSYIFSCKPGDKVTISGPFGEFFARDTDKEMVFVGGGAGMAPMRSHIFDQLKRLHSKRKMTFWYGARSVREMFYVEDFDGLQAENDNFTWHVALSDALPEDNWTGYTGFIHQVLHDEYLAKHPAPEDCEYYLCGPPIMNKCVIDMLLDLGVERDDIMLDDFGG from the coding sequence ATGAATGCAATTATTCTTGGTGTTTTAATGTTTACCGTTGTGGTTCTTGCTCTTGTTTTAGTAATTCTTTTTGCTAAATCAAAGCTAGTATCAAGTGGTGACGTTAAGCTAACGATCAATGGTGAGAAAGTGGTTCATATCCCAGCTGGTGGTAAACTACTTAACGCTCTTGCCGATCAAAAACTATTCGTATCTTCTGCCTGTGGTGGTGGGGGTACATGTGGTCAGTGTAAAGTTCACGTTCACGCAGGTGGTGGTGAAATTCTTGAAACTGAATTATCACATATCTCAAAGAAAGAAGCTCGTGAAGGCTTAAGACTTGCATGTCAGGTTGGTATCAAAACTGATATGGAAGTTGAAGTTGAAGAGTCTGTCTTTGGTGTTAAGAAATGGGAATGTGAGGTTATCTCAAATGATAACGTTGCGACTTTCATTAAAGAATTTAAGCTTAAGCTTCCAGAAGGTGAGTCTGTACCTTTTAGAGCTGGTGGTTATATTCAAATCGAAAGACCAGCAGGGCTTTCAATTGATTACAAAGACTTCGACGTACAAGAAGAATACCGTGGAGATTGGGATCACTTCAATCTTTGGCAGTATAATTCAACTGTAAACGAAGAAACTATCAGAGCTTACTCGATGGCAAACTACCCGGAAGAAAAGGGAATCATTATGCTTAACGTGCGTATTGCTTCTCCTCCTCCAAGAGCTCCTAAGGGAACTCCTCCAGGGAAAATGTCTTCTTATATCTTTAGCTGTAAGCCAGGTGACAAAGTTACAATCTCTGGTCCATTCGGAGAGTTCTTTGCTCGTGACACTGATAAAGAAATGGTATTCGTTGGTGGTGGAGCTGGTATGGCGCCAATGCGTTCACACATCTTTGACCAACTAAAGAGACTACACTCTAAACGTAAGATGACTTTCTGGTACGGTGCTCGTTCAGTTAGAGAAATGTTCTATGTTGAAGACTTCGACGGTCTACAGGCCGAAAATGATAACTTCACTTGGCACGTTGCTCTTTCAGATGCACTACCGGAAGATAATTGGACAGGTTACACTGGGTTCATTCACCAAGTACTTCACGATGAGTATCTTGCTAAGCACCCAGCTCCAGAAGATTGTGAGTACTACCTATGTGGTCCTCCTATCATGAACAAGTGTGTAATCGATATGCTTCTTGACCTAGGGGTTGAGCGCGACGATATCATGCTTGACGATTTTGGTGGGTAA